One Streptomyces sp. NBC_01237 genomic region harbors:
- a CDS encoding histidine phosphatase family protein, with protein MPTLILVRHGRSTANTAGVLAGRTPGVSLDERGAEQAAALPGRLSALTLAAAVSSPLQRCRETLQPLLDARPGLPLHTEERISECDYGDWSGRKLAELSDDPLMTVVQQHPSAAAFPGGESMRAMQARAVDAVRDWNARIEAEHGDDATYVMCSHGDIIKALVADALGMHLDLFQRVHADPCSVTAIRYTRLRPFLLRLGDTGDLASLAPREQGVGADAAGTPAQDGSADAAVGGGAGAP; from the coding sequence ATGCCCACGCTGATCCTCGTACGCCACGGACGCTCCACCGCCAACACCGCCGGAGTGCTCGCGGGCCGCACTCCGGGTGTCTCCCTGGACGAGCGCGGCGCCGAGCAGGCCGCCGCCCTCCCCGGACGCCTGTCGGCGCTCACGCTCGCCGCCGCCGTCAGCAGCCCGTTGCAGCGCTGCCGCGAAACGCTCCAGCCCCTGCTCGACGCCCGCCCCGGCCTGCCCCTGCACACCGAGGAGCGGATCAGCGAGTGCGACTACGGGGACTGGTCGGGGCGCAAGCTCGCCGAACTCTCCGACGACCCCCTGATGACCGTCGTGCAGCAGCACCCGTCCGCCGCGGCGTTCCCCGGCGGCGAGTCCATGCGGGCCATGCAGGCCCGCGCGGTCGACGCCGTACGGGACTGGAACGCCCGTATCGAGGCCGAGCACGGTGACGACGCGACCTATGTGATGTGCTCGCACGGCGACATCATCAAGGCCCTCGTCGCCGATGCGCTCGGCATGCACCTGGACCTCTTCCAGCGCGTCCACGCCGACCCCTGCTCGGTCACCGCCATCCGCTACACCCGGCTGCGCCCCTTCCTCCTCCGGCTCGGCGACACCGGTGACCTCGCCTCGCTGGCACCGCGCGAGCAGGGTGTCGGGGCGGACGCCGCGGGGACCCCGGCACAGGACGGATCGGCGGACGCGGCGGTCGGGGGCGGCGCGGGGGCGCCGTGA
- a CDS encoding DUF3090 domain-containing protein: MSRQVFLYDPPDRFVAGTVGLPGRRTFFLQASSSGRVTSVSLEKTQVAALAERIDELLDEVVRRTGGNSPVPAVAPTDVADTAPLDAPVEEEFRVGTMALAWDGDEQLMIVEAQALVELDADSEDDLAEAEERLLQDEENGPPMLRVRLSGAQARAFAKRALDVVNAGRPPCPLCSLPLDPEGHVCPRQNGYRRRA; encoded by the coding sequence GTGTCCCGTCAGGTGTTCCTCTACGACCCACCGGACCGATTCGTGGCCGGTACGGTCGGGTTGCCTGGCCGCCGAACGTTTTTCCTTCAGGCGTCCTCAAGTGGCCGGGTCACCAGCGTGTCCCTGGAGAAGACCCAGGTCGCCGCGCTGGCCGAGCGGATCGACGAACTGCTCGACGAGGTCGTGCGGCGGACCGGCGGCAACTCGCCGGTGCCCGCCGTGGCCCCCACGGACGTGGCCGACACCGCGCCTCTCGACGCACCCGTCGAGGAGGAGTTCAGGGTCGGCACGATGGCGCTGGCCTGGGACGGTGACGAACAGCTCATGATCGTCGAGGCGCAGGCCCTGGTCGAGCTGGACGCCGACTCCGAGGACGACCTCGCGGAGGCCGAGGAACGGCTCCTGCAGGACGAGGAGAACGGTCCGCCGATGCTGCGCGTCCGGCTGAGCGGCGCACAGGCGCGCGCCTTCGCCAAACGCGCCCTCGACGTCGTGAACGCCGGCCGCCCGCCGTGCCCGCTGTGCAGCCTGCCGCTCGATCCGGAAGGACACGTATGCCCGCGCCAGAACGGATACCGTCGCAGGGCCTGA